A window of Anaerolineae bacterium genomic DNA:
TGTTTTCTGCAAAGAAGCCCGCCAGCCGCGATGTCGTTGGGGAGCCAATCGCCACCAGGGCCAAAATGGTCATCAGGCCACCCATCGCCAGCGAGATTGCTGCGTCGCGCAGGCGGCTGCTGCGCTTGGAGATGCCCATGTAGCGCGGCAGGCGGTAGAGTACCAGCACGAACAGAATGACTGTCAGGGTCTCCACGGCGGCCTGGGTCATAGCCAGGTCCGGTGCGCTGAAGAGCAGGTAGATCATCGACACGCCAAAGCCCACCACACCCAGCGCGGCGATGGCTGCCAGACGGGAAGTGGCGCGTATCACCATCCAGGTCGCCAGCAGAATCACGGTCGCCAGCAGGGCTTCGTGGATATACAGCGTGGAGTCGGCTGGCGTGACTATCCCCGGTGCACTGTGCAGCCAGGCCCCGCCGACCAGCAGGGCGGTTGCTCCCACGATCACCAGCAGGTAGTAGCGGAGGTAGCCATGCTGCAACACACGGGTCTGGGCGCTAGCCAGCGCCAGCAGACCGCGCAGGCTGCGCTCATAGTTGGCCGCTGGACCGAATCGCTCCACCCATGCGGCCAGGGTCACAGGCAGGGCCAGCCGTTCCCGGCGGAAGTACAGCCCGGCGCCAGCGACCAGCGTGATCACGCTGAGCAAGAGTACCAGGTTGAGGCCATGCCACAGGGCCAGTTTGGCCGTTGCCGGTCCGCCGAGGACGGCTGAGAGCGCTGGCGTAATCAGACGATCTCCCACCGGTCCGGCCAGCAGCCCCAGCGTCACGCTCAGGGCTGCCAGCGTCAGCGGGCCAAGCCACAGCGGCCAGGGACCCTCATGGGGTGACGGTGGGGTCACCGCTGGCCGGGCAGCAAAGAACGGTTTGAAAACTGCCAGCCCTGCCGCAGCCACCGTCAGGATGTTCGTCGCCAGCGCCACACCGGTCGCCAGTATCGGCAGCGAGGTGCCCAGCGTCGAATCGTAGACGATCTCTTTGCCCAGGAAGCCCAGGAATGGCGGCAGTCCGGCCATCGACAGGGCAGCGAGCGCCCCGGCCAGGGCACTGATCGGCATCGCCCGGCTCAGGCCGCCCAGCCGGGTGATGTCCCGCGTGCCGGTCTCATGATCAATTGCCCCGGCGACCATGAAGAGCGCGCCTTTGTACAGCGCGTGAGCCAGCAGGAACACCAGCGCGCCCTTGACCGCCAGCGGCGTCCCGATGCCCAGCAGGAAGACCAGAGTCCCCAGCGCACTGACGGTCGAATAGGCCAGGATGCGCTTGAGATCACGGTGTTGCAGGGCCACAAAAGCGCCGGCCAGCATGGTGATCGCGCCGATCCCGATCAGAGCCGTCTGCCAGAGCGCAGTCCCGCCTAGCGCCGGGCTGAGCCGGGCCAGCAGGTAAACCCCGGCCTTGACCATGGTTGCTGAGTGAAGGTAAGCGCTGACCGGCGTCGGAGCGGCCATGGCTCCCGGTAACCAGAAATGAAAGGGAAACTGCGCCGACTTGGTGAATGCGCCCACCAGGATCAGGATCAGCGCCGGGGCGTAAAGGGCATGGGCGCGCAGCGCGTCCCCCTCCCTGAGCAGGGCAGATAGCTCCAGACTGCCCCCGGCGATACCGAGCAGGATCAGGCCAGCCAGCAACGCCAGACCGCCCCCGCCGGTAACCAGCAAGGCCTGCAGGGCCGCCTGCCGCGAATCGGCCTTGGCGTGGTTGTAGCCGATTAACAGGTAGGATGTAATGCTGGTCAGTTCCCAGAAAATAAACAGTATGATCAGGTTGTCGGCAGTCACTACGCCCAGCATCGCCACCATGAACAGGAGCACAATGACGTAGAAGCGGTTGAGATTCTCGTCTCCGGCCAGGTAACCGCTGGCATAAGTCACCACAAGCACACCGATGCCGCTGATGATCAAGGCGAAGAGCAGGGCCAGCCCATCGATGCGGAAGGCCAGTCTAACCCCCAGACTCTCCACCCAGGGGTAGCTGGCCGTCAGGGTTTCACCCTGGCTGATGGGGGCCAGCATGCTCAGGAAGAGCGCGGTCAGGGTCAGTGGCAGGATGGCGGGCCAGACGCTGCCCGTCCGGCGCAGGCTCCTGGTGAGAATCGCTGCCATATCGGTCATGACTTATCCACCTTCATGGCCACCCGGATCAGGTCCGAGCGGGAGATGATGCCAACCAGTTGCTTGCCCCGGACAACGGGCAATGAGTGGTAGTTATGATAGGCCATCAGCGCGGCGATGCGTTCCATCTCATCATCCACCTGCACCAGCTCCATGTCACGGGTCATGACCTCTTTGACGGGCAGGTGGCGCGTCTTCCAGTAGAAATCGGGCAGGTCGGAGATGTTCACC
This region includes:
- a CDS encoding CBS domain-containing protein, whose translation is MKAEQIMTREVIAVDQDATVEEVARILITRQINAVPVVNAQQEVVGMVSLNELFPKLKDMRFSETRMAHLFNTLVNISDLPDFYWKTRHLPVKEVMTRDMELVQVDDEMERIAALMAYHNYHSLPVVRGKQLVGIISRSDLIRVAMKVDKS
- a CDS encoding putative monovalent cation/H+ antiporter subunit A, producing MAAILTRSLRRTGSVWPAILPLTLTALFLSMLAPISQGETLTASYPWVESLGVRLAFRIDGLALLFALIISGIGVLVVTYASGYLAGDENLNRFYVIVLLFMVAMLGVVTADNLIILFIFWELTSITSYLLIGYNHAKADSRQAALQALLVTGGGGLALLAGLILLGIAGGSLELSALLREGDALRAHALYAPALILILVGAFTKSAQFPFHFWLPGAMAAPTPVSAYLHSATMVKAGVYLLARLSPALGGTALWQTALIGIGAITMLAGAFVALQHRDLKRILAYSTVSALGTLVFLLGIGTPLAVKGALVFLLAHALYKGALFMVAGAIDHETGTRDITRLGGLSRAMPISALAGALAALSMAGLPPFLGFLGKEIVYDSTLGTSLPILATGVALATNILTVAAAGLAVFKPFFAARPAVTPPSPHEGPWPLWLGPLTLAALSVTLGLLAGPVGDRLITPALSAVLGGPATAKLALWHGLNLVLLLSVITLVAGAGLYFRRERLALPVTLAAWVERFGPAANYERSLRGLLALASAQTRVLQHGYLRYYLLVIVGATALLVGGAWLHSAPGIVTPADSTLYIHEALLATVILLATWMVIRATSRLAAIAALGVVGFGVSMIYLLFSAPDLAMTQAAVETLTVILFVLVLYRLPRYMGISKRSSRLRDAAISLAMGGLMTILALVAIGSPTTSRLAGFFAENSFDLAKGRNIVNVILVDFRAIDTLGEITVLAVAALGVYALLKLRAAEDEPSE